In Salinarimonas sp., a genomic segment contains:
- a CDS encoding aminopeptidase P family protein: MSRFQDFDDVADPSRVAGRVAALRAELAARGAHGFVVPRSDEHQSEYVPPSAERLAWLTGFTGSAGMAVVLADRAALFVDGRYTLQAPAQTDTGAIAVLNSGETSPSDWVAANLPEGAVLAYDPWLHTADAVARLAKAAEAAGGRLVPAGSNPIDAIWTDRPAPPKAPVRPHPEALAGESREAKLGRIREAMAKEKLEALVISDPHALAWAFNLRGGDVAHTPLPLGYALVPREGRATLFLDPAKVTNEAGDAVGDLAAFRDPAALPQALADLAARGGKIRLDRATAAQALCDVVAQAGGVADVGADPVALMKARKNAAEIDGARAAHVRDAAAFARFLAWFARTAPGGLTEIDVVERLEAERIDTGALRDVSFPTIAGAGPNGAIVHYRVSRASNRALAAGELFLIDSGAQYEDGTTDITRTLPVGAPSDEMRDRYTRVLKGHLAITRAVFPKGASGAQIDGFARAPLWEAGLDFDHGTGHGVGSFLSVHEGPQRIAKTGTTPLEPGMILSNEPGYYKTNAYGIRIENLILVEAREVVGAERTMYGFETLTLAPYARELIDLALLTPEERAFVDAYHARVLETIGPLVDAATRDWLEGACATLG, from the coding sequence ATGAGCCGCTTCCAAGATTTCGACGACGTCGCCGATCCGAGCCGCGTGGCCGGCCGGGTCGCGGCCCTGCGCGCCGAGCTCGCCGCCCGCGGCGCGCACGGCTTCGTGGTCCCCCGCTCCGACGAGCACCAGTCGGAATACGTCCCGCCCTCGGCCGAGCGCCTCGCCTGGCTCACCGGCTTCACCGGCTCGGCCGGCATGGCGGTGGTTCTCGCCGACCGCGCCGCGCTCTTCGTCGACGGCCGCTACACGCTCCAGGCCCCGGCGCAGACCGACACCGGCGCGATCGCCGTGCTCAATTCCGGCGAGACCAGCCCCTCGGACTGGGTGGCGGCGAACCTGCCCGAAGGCGCCGTCCTCGCCTACGATCCGTGGCTGCACACGGCGGATGCGGTCGCGCGTCTCGCCAAGGCGGCCGAGGCCGCGGGCGGGCGGCTGGTTCCCGCGGGATCGAACCCGATCGACGCGATCTGGACGGACCGTCCCGCCCCGCCGAAGGCGCCGGTGCGCCCGCATCCGGAGGCGCTCGCCGGCGAGAGCCGCGAGGCGAAGCTCGGGCGCATCCGCGAGGCCATGGCGAAGGAGAAGCTCGAAGCGCTCGTGATCTCCGATCCGCACGCGCTCGCCTGGGCCTTCAACCTGCGCGGCGGGGACGTCGCCCACACGCCGCTCCCCCTCGGCTACGCGCTGGTGCCGCGCGAGGGGCGCGCCACGCTCTTCCTCGATCCGGCCAAGGTGACGAACGAGGCCGGCGACGCGGTGGGCGATCTCGCCGCCTTCCGCGATCCCGCGGCCCTGCCGCAGGCGCTCGCCGACCTCGCCGCGCGGGGCGGCAAGATCCGGCTCGACCGCGCCACGGCGGCGCAGGCGCTCTGCGACGTCGTCGCCCAGGCCGGCGGCGTGGCGGATGTCGGCGCCGACCCGGTCGCGCTGATGAAGGCGCGCAAGAACGCCGCCGAGATCGACGGCGCCCGCGCCGCGCATGTCCGCGACGCCGCCGCCTTCGCCCGCTTCCTCGCCTGGTTCGCCCGCACGGCGCCCGGCGGGCTCACCGAGATCGACGTGGTCGAGCGGCTCGAGGCCGAGCGGATCGACACCGGCGCGCTGCGCGACGTCTCCTTTCCGACCATCGCCGGGGCGGGGCCGAACGGCGCCATCGTGCACTACCGGGTGAGCCGCGCCTCGAACCGGGCGCTCGCTGCGGGCGAGCTCTTCCTGATCGATTCCGGCGCGCAATACGAGGACGGCACGACCGACATCACCCGCACGCTGCCCGTCGGCGCTCCGTCGGACGAGATGCGGGATCGCTATACCCGGGTGCTCAAGGGGCATCTCGCCATCACCCGCGCCGTGTTCCCCAAGGGCGCGTCCGGCGCGCAGATCGACGGCTTCGCCCGCGCGCCGCTCTGGGAGGCGGGGCTCGATTTCGACCACGGCACCGGCCACGGGGTCGGCAGCTTCCTCTCCGTGCACGAGGGGCCGCAGCGCATCGCCAAGACCGGGACGACGCCGCTCGAGCCGGGGATGATCCTCTCCAACGAGCCGGGCTACTACAAGACGAACGCCTACGGCATCCGCATCGAGAACCTGATCCTGGTCGAGGCGCGCGAGGTCGTCGGGGCCGAGCGCACGATGTACGGCTTCGAGACGCTGACGCTCGCGCCCTACGCGCGGGAGCTGATCGACCTCGCCCTGCTGACGCCGGAGGAGCGCGCCTTCGTCGACGCCTATCACGCGCGGGTGCTGGAGACGATCGGCCCGCTCGTCGATGCGGCGACGCGCGACTGGCTGGAGGGGGCCTGCGCGACGCTCGGGTGA